A stretch of Gemmatimonadota bacterium DNA encodes these proteins:
- the lysS gene encoding lysine--tRNA ligase — translation MARGAALSDARRAKLDRLKELGVEPFAYNYSRTHGLGEIVAGYREAERNDELDDDLGWRRVRVGGRVVARRDHGSSVFMNIADDWRSPGGTTLQIYFQKKLLSTRLHSGANRDGDLFSLLALLDTGDWIGVEGQVFRTRMGEISVRAEDWTLLTKAVNPLPLGKVGGKGKEDLGATDAAGDREEGSEPADPHAERRRFSGLSDRETRLRLRSADLAVHPEVREVFRIRARAITAIRSFLDGEGFLEVETPVLQPLYGGASARPFVTRHHALDRRMYLRIADELYLKRLMVGGLDRVYEIAKDFRNEGLSRLHNPEFTMLEWYQAFSDYRDQMRMVERLLQSTALAVKGSLEFETGGDTISFRPPFGRIPLLGSLGERLGEEVAGLDDSELRERAIRAGIGGLRGAGRGKIIDKLFGALVEPDLTQPTFVTDHPRELSPLAKRHRTDDALTERFELYVRGAELANAFSELNDPDEQRRRFRDQTALREAGDEEAQQLDEDYLRALEWGMPPTGGVGLGIDRLVMLLSDRPSIRDVILFPILRD, via the coding sequence GTGGCTAGAGGCGCGGCCTTGAGCGACGCCAGGCGAGCCAAGCTGGATCGCCTGAAGGAGCTCGGCGTCGAACCCTTCGCCTACAACTACTCGCGCACGCACGGACTCGGCGAGATCGTGGCCGGATACCGCGAGGCGGAGCGGAACGACGAGCTCGACGACGATCTCGGCTGGAGGCGGGTCCGCGTCGGCGGTCGGGTGGTCGCCCGTCGCGATCACGGAAGCAGCGTCTTCATGAACATCGCCGACGACTGGCGGAGCCCCGGCGGGACCACCCTCCAGATCTATTTCCAGAAGAAGCTGCTCTCGACCCGGCTCCACTCCGGGGCGAACCGGGATGGGGATCTGTTTTCGCTCCTCGCGCTGCTCGACACGGGCGACTGGATCGGCGTCGAAGGCCAGGTTTTCCGCACCCGCATGGGGGAAATCTCCGTCCGGGCCGAGGACTGGACTCTGCTTACCAAGGCGGTGAATCCGCTGCCGCTCGGCAAGGTCGGCGGCAAGGGTAAGGAGGACCTCGGCGCAACGGACGCCGCAGGGGACCGCGAAGAAGGTTCCGAGCCCGCCGACCCGCACGCCGAACGAAGACGCTTCTCGGGCCTGAGCGACAGAGAGACCCGTCTCCGCCTGCGCTCGGCGGATCTCGCCGTCCATCCCGAAGTGCGAGAGGTCTTCCGCATCCGAGCGCGGGCGATCACCGCGATCCGCTCGTTTCTCGACGGCGAAGGCTTCCTGGAGGTCGAGACCCCGGTCCTCCAGCCCCTCTACGGCGGCGCCTCCGCACGCCCCTTCGTCACCCGCCACCACGCGCTGGACCGGAGGATGTACCTGCGCATCGCGGACGAACTCTACCTGAAACGGCTCATGGTCGGAGGCCTCGACCGGGTCTACGAGATCGCGAAGGACTTTCGGAACGAGGGCCTTTCGCGCCTGCACAACCCGGAGTTCACCATGCTCGAGTGGTATCAGGCGTTCAGCGACTACCGCGACCAGATGCGCATGGTGGAGCGCCTGCTCCAGTCAACCGCGCTCGCCGTCAAAGGTTCGCTCGAATTCGAGACGGGCGGCGACACCATCTCGTTCCGGCCTCCTTTCGGACGGATCCCGCTCCTGGGATCCCTCGGAGAACGGCTTGGAGAGGAGGTGGCCGGTCTCGACGACTCCGAACTCCGCGAACGGGCGATCCGGGCCGGGATCGGCGGACTCCGGGGGGCGGGCCGCGGTAAGATCATCGACAAGCTCTTCGGCGCGTTGGTGGAGCCCGACCTCACCCAACCCACCTTCGTGACGGACCATCCTCGCGAGCTCTCGCCGCTGGCCAAACGCCATCGGACGGACGACGCTCTCACCGAACGCTTCGAGCTCTACGTCCGCGGAGCCGAGCTTGCCAACGCCTTCTCGGAGCTCAACGACCCCGACGAACAGCGACGGCGTTTTCGAGATCAGACGGCGCTTCGGGAAGCGGGAGACGAGGAGGCGCAGCAGCTCGACGAGGACTACCTCCGGGCGCTCGAGTGGGGGATGCCGCCCACTGGTGGAGTCGGCCTCGGAATCGACCGTCTCGTCATGCTGCTCTCCGACCGCCCCTCGATCCGCGACGTGATCCTCTTTCCGATACTCCGAGACTGA
- a CDS encoding ABC transporter permease, protein MTSSVLWFVARRHLAGGRSTVLLSLISWITLAGVTLGVSSLVVVTAVMTGMQQDLRNKLLEAAPHVLVRQLGTSLRLEDWPMVTDSAMANESVVGAAPFVLSEVTMIRRGERGNYSQSASLFGVSPEEIRGAATGIEEDILDGIHDLAPPESGLPPLLLGLGVADRMQLFPGDTVIVASWENLRTDLMVFLRPTMKQFEVTGTFSTGMYDYDVGYVYTTIDDARELIGISDSTSASGVGVKVADPALAAGVAVELAERLPFDYVVQSWEQTNRALFSALKLEKIAMGVILFLIVLVAAFNIVSTLVMVVADRRREIGILRAMGMRGIDVTRIFVIQGLGIGITGTALGAALGVSVSLLIERFELIRIPPEVYFVDHLPVSIQAGDLAWIVGASVAVSILATIYPATQAARMAPVDAIRHD, encoded by the coding sequence TTGACCTCCTCCGTGCTCTGGTTCGTCGCCCGCAGACACCTTGCAGGCGGAAGATCCACCGTCCTGCTCTCGCTGATCTCGTGGATCACGCTCGCCGGCGTCACTCTCGGGGTCTCGTCGCTGGTGGTGGTGACCGCGGTGATGACCGGCATGCAGCAGGACTTGCGCAACAAGCTTCTCGAAGCCGCCCCCCACGTTCTCGTGCGCCAGCTCGGCACCTCGCTCCGCCTCGAAGACTGGCCCATGGTGACGGACTCGGCCATGGCGAACGAGTCGGTGGTCGGAGCGGCCCCTTTCGTGCTTTCCGAGGTCACGATGATCCGCAGGGGAGAGAGGGGCAACTACTCCCAGTCGGCATCTCTCTTCGGGGTCTCGCCCGAGGAGATCCGAGGCGCGGCCACGGGCATCGAAGAGGACATCCTCGACGGCATCCACGACCTCGCGCCTCCCGAGTCCGGGCTGCCCCCTCTCCTCCTGGGCCTGGGCGTCGCCGACCGCATGCAGCTCTTCCCGGGGGATACCGTGATCGTGGCCTCGTGGGAGAACCTTCGGACCGATCTCATGGTGTTCCTCAGACCGACCATGAAGCAGTTCGAGGTGACGGGCACCTTCTCGACCGGCATGTACGACTACGACGTCGGCTACGTCTACACCACGATCGACGACGCCCGCGAACTGATCGGGATTTCCGACTCGACCTCGGCGAGCGGCGTGGGCGTGAAGGTCGCCGATCCGGCCCTCGCGGCCGGTGTGGCGGTCGAACTCGCCGAACGGCTTCCCTTCGACTATGTGGTCCAGTCCTGGGAGCAGACCAATCGCGCCCTCTTCAGCGCCCTCAAGCTCGAGAAGATCGCGATGGGAGTCATCCTCTTCCTGATCGTGCTCGTCGCCGCCTTCAATATCGTCAGCACTCTGGTGATGGTGGTCGCCGACCGACGCCGCGAGATCGGCATACTGCGCGCGATGGGAATGCGCGGGATCGACGTCACGAGGATCTTCGTCATCCAGGGACTGGGGATCGGGATCACCGGCACGGCGCTCGGCGCCGCCCTCGGAGTTTCGGTCTCCCTGCTGATCGAACGATTCGAGCTCATCCGCATCCCTCCCGAGGTCTACTTCGTGGATCACCTGCCGGTCTCCATCCAGGCGGGGGACCTGGCCTGGATCGTGGGAGCCAGCGTCGCCGTCTCGATCCTGGCCACCATCTATCCCGCGACGCAGGCCGCGCGCATGGCCCCGGTCGACGCCATACGCCATGACTGA
- a CDS encoding ABC transporter ATP-binding protein: protein MTEPPSEHPVLRSAPDRPPPDRPAPLPLWARGLARTFVGGDGSPLTVLAGVDLAVEEGEMVAVIGASGSGKSTLLHLLGGLDRPTAGEVEVNGISFSAASDDELSGLRNREIGFVFQFHHLLRGFSALDNVMMPALVAGRTRPEAVEAAMELLEEVGVSARASHLPGQLSGGEQQRVAVARALVNEPSLLIADEPSGNLDDESSRRLHALVSRAREGRRLAVVVATHNMELAARSNRVLTVSGGGLQPGERV from the coding sequence ATGACTGAACCCCCTAGCGAACACCCGGTCCTCCGGTCGGCTCCGGACCGGCCGCCTCCCGACCGGCCCGCCCCGCTTCCGCTGTGGGCACGCGGACTCGCACGGACCTTCGTCGGCGGCGACGGTTCGCCGCTGACCGTGCTCGCCGGGGTGGATCTTGCGGTCGAGGAGGGGGAGATGGTCGCGGTCATCGGAGCGAGCGGTTCCGGCAAATCCACCCTCCTGCACCTGCTCGGCGGTCTCGACCGCCCCACGGCGGGCGAAGTCGAGGTGAACGGCATCTCGTTCTCGGCCGCCTCGGACGACGAGCTCTCCGGGCTGCGCAACCGCGAGATCGGCTTCGTGTTCCAGTTCCACCACCTGCTCCGGGGCTTCAGCGCCCTCGACAACGTGATGATGCCCGCGCTGGTGGCGGGCCGCACGCGGCCTGAGGCGGTCGAAGCGGCCATGGAGCTTCTCGAAGAGGTCGGCGTAAGCGCGCGCGCGTCCCATCTCCCGGGACAGCTCTCGGGCGGCGAACAGCAGAGGGTGGCGGTGGCCAGGGCGCTCGTCAACGAGCCCTCGCTCCTGATCGCCGACGAGCCTTCGGGCAATCTCGACGACGAATCGAGCAGGCGGTTACACGCACTCGTCTCCCGGGCGCGCGAGGGCCGGAGGTTGGCGGTGGTGGTGGCCACCCACAACATGGAGCTCGCCGCGCGCTCGAACAGGGTCCTGACCGTGAGCGGCGGAGGGCTCCAACCGGGCGAGCGGGTGTAA
- a CDS encoding UvrB/UvrC motif-containing protein, with product MTQIVNDESSKHLLCEECAAMRVLSAPDHKTTLQGMLDQLLSVDPAGQAGVSPVCRFCGLSFGGFRSSGQLGCPECYRTFDDRIRSIVDRVHGATRHVGKIHLPPDPSRPDLVMLVDGLKRKLESAVRAEDFERAAEIRDRLHEIVP from the coding sequence TTGACGCAGATAGTCAACGACGAGTCCTCCAAGCATCTCCTATGCGAGGAGTGCGCGGCGATGAGAGTGCTTTCGGCGCCCGACCACAAGACCACCCTCCAAGGGATGCTCGATCAACTGCTCAGCGTCGATCCGGCGGGTCAGGCGGGCGTTTCTCCGGTCTGCCGCTTCTGCGGACTCTCGTTCGGCGGATTCCGATCCAGCGGGCAGCTCGGTTGCCCGGAGTGCTATCGGACTTTCGATGATCGCATCCGATCGATCGTCGACCGCGTTCACGGAGCGACGCGCCACGTGGGCAAGATCCATCTCCCACCCGATCCTTCGCGTCCCGACCTCGTCATGCTCGTCGACGGACTGAAGCGCAAGCTGGAGTCGGCGGTGCGCGCCGAGGACTTCGAAAGAGCCGCCGAAATCCGAGACCGGCTTCACGAAATCGTCCCATGA
- a CDS encoding protein arginine kinase, producing MTVTPADFRSYPDCGLDWLDPGGDDADIVLSTRVRLARNIQGHRFVAHAAVSELGNVLEKYLRAVSDSRAFAAGLAFEIDRMDSVTQRVLLERRLVSKELIGGSEEARVLHLASGAPVSVMVNEEDHLRLQSITSGFRVGRAWMAVDRLDDELGGALPFAFDSEFGYLTACPTNVGTGMRASVFMHLPGLVLTREIGKVLKGLMEVGVAFRGLYGEGSEVIGNFFQISNERTLGKNEEDLLADLEGRVRHVIRCERDAREILLRDARSITEDKVWRAFGLLRHARALEFEELMSLLSGVRLGVSLELLPPIGVYTLNKMMILTQPAHLEYSAGSGLKRSRMEAECASYVRAALAADLNGDSQGQGDRRPSR from the coding sequence ATGACGGTCACCCCCGCCGATTTTCGATCCTATCCCGACTGCGGACTCGACTGGCTCGACCCCGGCGGCGACGATGCCGACATCGTTCTCTCGACCCGGGTCAGGCTCGCGCGCAACATCCAGGGTCACCGCTTCGTGGCTCACGCCGCGGTCTCCGAGCTGGGGAACGTCCTCGAGAAGTACCTGCGCGCCGTCTCCGATTCTCGGGCGTTCGCCGCCGGCCTCGCTTTCGAGATCGACCGAATGGACTCGGTCACCCAGAGAGTCCTGCTCGAACGACGGCTCGTCAGCAAGGAGCTGATCGGCGGCAGCGAGGAGGCCCGTGTCCTCCATCTCGCGTCCGGGGCGCCCGTCAGCGTCATGGTCAACGAGGAGGATCACCTTCGATTGCAGAGCATCACTTCGGGATTTCGCGTCGGAAGGGCTTGGATGGCGGTCGACAGGCTCGACGACGAGCTGGGCGGAGCGCTCCCCTTCGCTTTCGACTCCGAATTCGGGTACCTGACCGCTTGCCCGACCAACGTCGGGACGGGCATGCGCGCCTCGGTCTTCATGCACCTGCCCGGACTCGTGCTCACCCGCGAGATAGGCAAGGTGCTCAAGGGCCTCATGGAGGTCGGCGTCGCCTTCCGCGGCCTCTACGGAGAGGGTTCGGAGGTGATCGGAAACTTCTTCCAGATATCCAACGAGCGCACCCTGGGAAAAAACGAGGAAGATCTCCTCGCCGATCTCGAAGGCCGGGTCCGCCACGTGATCCGCTGCGAGCGCGACGCTCGCGAGATATTGCTGAGGGATGCGCGCTCGATCACCGAAGACAAGGTGTGGAGAGCCTTCGGTCTTCTGCGCCACGCCCGCGCCCTGGAGTTCGAGGAACTCATGAGCCTGCTCTCGGGCGTGCGGCTCGGCGTTTCTCTAGAACTGCTTCCGCCGATAGGTGTATATACGCTCAACAAGATGATGATCCTGACGCAGCCCGCGCACTTGGAGTATTCGGCGGGCTCCGGTCTGAAACGATCGCGGATGGAGGCTGAGTGCGCCTCCTATGTCAGGGCCGCGCTGGCTGCGGACTTGAACGGTGACTCCCAGGGGCAGGGGGATAGGCGACCTAGCCGATGA
- a CDS encoding ATP-dependent Clp protease ATP-binding subunit: protein MSFNFTDRVRKVMDLAKEEAMRLRHDYVGTEHILLGLVQEGEGVAAAILSRLNVDLDQVHSRVEESVRKGKASLPSGELLHTSRAKKVLEYSMAEARALSHNYVGTEHILLGLLREEKGMAAQALNSLGVALDEARAETRKILGSEKGQAPAGIGGGAPGLDIPRRSGKKTKTPALDHFCRDLTQLARNGRLDPTIGRENEMERIVEILCRRKKNNPVLIGEPGVGKTAIVEGLAQKIARGEITDGLRDHRVLALDMAAVVAGTKYRGQFEERLKSVMSEIERLRTVVLFIDEMHTLVGAGAAEGAIDASNMLKPALARGELQCIGASTLTEYRKYVERDGALERRFQPVTVEPPSVEETLEILKGLRHHYEDHHRVKIPDDVLHSAARLSDRYISDRYLPDKAIDVIDEACARARIAGQVPPPEVDELTERLGRIARRKESAIGDQDFEQAAELRDRERAVAGEIRALTETWEAERENFRPELTEEAVGFIVGRWTGIPVTRIGQDESERLVRMEEELARRVVGQDDAIAAVSRAIRRSRAGLKDPLRPIGSFIFSGPTGVGKTELARTLARFLFDDEQALIRVDMSEFMEKFSVSRLIGAPPGYVGYEDSGTLTKLVRRRPYSVVLLDEIEKAHPDVFNILLQVLDEGHLTDNYGRVINFANTVIIMTSNLGARDISKGPGLGFQKSDAGEGYGTMKAQVSREIERVFNPEFLNRVDDVIVFHALLAEDLRKIVDILLGEVRERLAESGVGIALNEEAVAFLAEEGHGRKFGARPLRRAIQRLLEDPLSDMMLRGEFAEGDEIRVDLDPEGGLLRLRRSSPTTT, encoded by the coding sequence ATGAGCTTCAATTTCACTGACAGGGTACGGAAGGTGATGGACCTCGCCAAGGAGGAAGCCATGCGCCTTCGTCACGACTATGTCGGCACGGAACACATCCTGCTGGGGCTCGTCCAGGAGGGTGAAGGCGTGGCCGCCGCCATATTGAGTCGTCTGAACGTCGATCTCGATCAGGTCCATTCCCGGGTCGAGGAGTCGGTGCGCAAGGGCAAGGCGAGTCTTCCGTCGGGCGAGCTGCTCCACACTTCGCGGGCCAAGAAGGTGCTCGAGTACTCGATGGCGGAGGCCCGGGCGCTCTCCCACAACTATGTCGGCACGGAACACATCCTGCTGGGGCTTCTCCGAGAAGAGAAGGGCATGGCGGCTCAGGCCCTCAACTCGCTCGGCGTGGCTCTCGATGAAGCCAGGGCCGAAACCCGCAAGATTCTGGGCTCGGAAAAGGGACAGGCCCCGGCGGGGATCGGCGGCGGCGCTCCCGGTCTCGACATCCCGCGGCGTAGCGGAAAGAAGACGAAGACCCCCGCCCTCGATCATTTCTGCCGCGACCTCACCCAGCTCGCTCGCAACGGACGGCTCGATCCGACAATAGGTCGCGAGAACGAGATGGAAAGGATCGTGGAGATCCTCTGCCGGCGCAAGAAGAACAACCCGGTCCTCATCGGCGAACCGGGCGTGGGCAAGACGGCCATTGTCGAAGGGCTCGCGCAGAAGATCGCCCGCGGAGAGATAACGGACGGCCTCCGCGACCATCGCGTCCTCGCGCTCGACATGGCGGCGGTGGTCGCCGGTACGAAGTATCGAGGCCAATTCGAGGAGCGGCTCAAGTCGGTCATGAGCGAAATCGAACGACTGCGGACCGTCGTGCTCTTCATCGACGAGATGCACACGCTTGTGGGCGCGGGCGCCGCCGAAGGCGCGATCGATGCCTCCAACATGCTCAAGCCCGCCCTCGCGCGGGGCGAGCTCCAGTGCATCGGGGCCTCGACCCTGACCGAGTATCGCAAGTACGTCGAACGGGACGGAGCCCTGGAGCGGCGTTTCCAGCCGGTGACCGTCGAACCGCCCAGCGTGGAGGAGACCTTGGAGATCCTCAAGGGGCTCCGGCACCACTACGAGGATCACCATCGGGTCAAGATCCCGGACGATGTCCTCCACAGCGCCGCAAGACTCTCCGACCGCTACATCTCCGACCGTTACCTGCCCGACAAGGCGATCGACGTGATCGACGAGGCCTGTGCCAGGGCCCGCATCGCGGGACAGGTGCCCCCGCCGGAGGTCGACGAGCTGACCGAGCGGCTCGGCAGGATCGCGCGGCGCAAGGAGTCGGCGATAGGGGATCAGGATTTCGAGCAGGCCGCCGAGCTCAGGGACCGCGAGCGAGCGGTCGCCGGCGAGATCAGAGCCCTCACGGAGACGTGGGAGGCGGAGAGGGAGAACTTCCGGCCCGAGCTTACGGAGGAGGCCGTAGGCTTCATCGTGGGAAGATGGACCGGAATCCCCGTCACGCGCATCGGGCAGGACGAGTCCGAAAGGCTCGTGCGAATGGAGGAGGAGCTCGCCCGTCGAGTCGTGGGCCAGGACGACGCCATCGCGGCGGTCTCCCGGGCGATCCGCCGGAGCAGGGCGGGCCTCAAGGATCCCCTACGCCCGATAGGCTCGTTCATCTTCTCCGGACCCACCGGGGTGGGGAAGACCGAGCTGGCGCGCACACTAGCTCGATTCCTGTTCGACGACGAACAGGCCCTGATCCGGGTGGACATGAGCGAGTTCATGGAGAAGTTCTCCGTGTCTCGCCTGATCGGAGCTCCTCCGGGATACGTCGGTTACGAGGATTCCGGAACCCTCACCAAGCTCGTGCGCCGGCGCCCCTACTCGGTGGTGCTCCTCGACGAGATCGAGAAGGCCCACCCGGATGTCTTCAACATTCTCCTCCAGGTACTCGACGAAGGTCACCTGACGGACAATTACGGACGTGTGATCAACTTCGCGAACACCGTCATCATCATGACCTCGAACCTGGGAGCCCGCGACATCTCGAAGGGACCGGGACTCGGTTTCCAGAAGAGCGACGCAGGCGAAGGCTACGGAACGATGAAGGCGCAGGTGAGCAGGGAGATCGAGCGGGTGTTCAATCCAGAGTTCCTCAACCGCGTCGACGACGTGATCGTCTTCCACGCTCTCCTCGCGGAGGACCTTCGCAAGATCGTCGACATCCTCCTGGGCGAGGTTCGGGAACGGCTGGCGGAGAGCGGAGTCGGCATCGCGCTCAACGAGGAAGCGGTCGCTTTTCTGGCCGAGGAAGGCCATGGGCGCAAGTTCGGAGCCCGCCCGCTGCGGAGGGCCATACAACGCCTTCTCGAAGATCCCCTCTCCGACATGATGCTGAGAGGAGAGTTCGCGGAGGGTGACGAGATAAGGGTAGATCTCGATCCGGAAGGCGGACTTCTGCGCCTGCGACGATCGTCGCCGACGACGACCTGA
- the bamA gene encoding outer membrane protein assembly factor BamA, with protein MTNVRVRRPGVAAAGGRAAIVALLLASLGFAGGAASPVSGQEARSPVRVDSISVTGNSQRVEAQSVVAVFGVQPGQMITARDVRRGIKALLATGLFRDIVVRASGTSSAHLTIEVSERPVIASVQIVGLEHGTSAREVRDTIGINPGAAYNPQRILDARRFILAELAEDGIPFAGIVERTLSVGEDTTQLSVVIEVTEGQRVTVAEVVFEGNERFSDAELVDAMASKPEGFWWFRQGSFEEADFALDLEERLPQFYASMGHLDFRVLGDTIVVDPATGKSRVVVEVEEGPSYTLGEFRVEGNRAFTTEELEGLLRTTEGGILSVIGLGGGEGGEVVGQTFDAMAFGEALATVEELYRNEGYLNVNVIPTVDKAPAENGEDPTVSASWIVNEGQPAVISRVSIAGNDYTHEWVIRNQLFVLPGDVYSQDRLLRSYQNISALGFFEAPLPVPEMQEDQNGDVNITFRVVEKSTGSINFGTSVGGGYGLSGFIGYQQPNLFGQAKSGDLRWDFGRYINSFEATYTDPAFLQSLVSGSISLFNSRDRFFQFASGRRRRIGASTRFGFPWPNSRVTRVFAGYGLSRTRYELFQDVDDTSLFGRPPGIQSQLTLGVTRQTHDHPIFPTVGSRQNVSAEINGGPLGGDGNFLRVLTDANWWVPVGGGMMEAGGGGLRMALGVTLRAGAVFGDAEAFPFDRFWMGGVQFGQQLRGYDETSITPLGYYGKGAAGISAIDRLGDAYYSMTAEYAFRLGGQIGVSVFFDAGNVWRGPSDFDLTRLYRGAGVGLSLVTPLGPIGIDYAYGFDKTVPGFQLHLKMGQGF; from the coding sequence GTGACGAACGTTCGAGTGCGGCGTCCCGGTGTGGCTGCGGCCGGTGGACGGGCGGCGATCGTCGCCCTCCTTCTGGCATCCCTGGGTTTCGCCGGAGGTGCGGCGTCGCCGGTCTCGGGCCAGGAGGCGCGCAGTCCGGTGCGGGTCGATTCCATATCGGTGACCGGCAACAGCCAGCGCGTCGAGGCCCAGTCGGTAGTGGCCGTCTTCGGCGTCCAACCCGGCCAGATGATCACCGCGCGCGACGTTCGGCGTGGGATAAAGGCCTTGCTCGCCACAGGGCTCTTTCGCGACATCGTCGTCCGGGCGTCGGGCACGTCCAGCGCCCATCTCACCATCGAGGTGAGCGAGCGTCCGGTGATCGCGAGCGTGCAGATCGTCGGGCTCGAACACGGCACATCGGCCAGGGAGGTGCGCGACACGATCGGCATCAACCCCGGAGCCGCCTACAATCCGCAGCGCATTCTCGACGCCAGGCGCTTCATCCTGGCGGAGCTTGCCGAAGACGGCATTCCCTTCGCCGGCATAGTCGAACGCACGCTCTCCGTCGGAGAGGACACCACCCAGCTCAGCGTGGTCATCGAGGTCACCGAGGGACAGCGCGTCACCGTGGCCGAGGTGGTCTTCGAGGGCAACGAACGCTTCAGCGACGCAGAGCTCGTCGACGCGATGGCATCGAAACCCGAAGGCTTCTGGTGGTTCCGACAGGGGAGCTTCGAGGAGGCGGATTTCGCCCTCGATCTGGAAGAGAGACTGCCGCAGTTCTACGCATCGATGGGCCACCTCGACTTTCGGGTGCTCGGCGACACCATCGTCGTCGATCCCGCGACCGGGAAATCCAGAGTGGTCGTCGAAGTGGAAGAAGGCCCCAGCTACACGCTCGGCGAGTTCAGAGTCGAGGGCAACCGGGCCTTCACGACCGAGGAACTCGAAGGGCTTCTGCGCACCACAGAGGGCGGAATACTCTCGGTGATCGGTCTCGGTGGCGGCGAGGGGGGCGAGGTGGTCGGACAGACCTTCGACGCCATGGCCTTCGGCGAGGCGCTCGCCACGGTCGAGGAGCTCTACCGCAACGAGGGATACCTGAACGTAAACGTCATTCCCACCGTGGACAAGGCGCCGGCCGAGAACGGCGAGGATCCGACGGTCAGCGCGTCCTGGATCGTCAACGAGGGTCAGCCGGCGGTGATCAGCCGGGTGTCCATCGCCGGCAACGACTACACGCACGAGTGGGTCATTCGCAACCAGCTCTTCGTGCTGCCGGGAGACGTCTACAGCCAGGACCGCCTCCTGCGCAGCTACCAGAACATCTCGGCGCTCGGCTTCTTCGAGGCCCCGCTGCCCGTTCCCGAGATGCAGGAGGACCAGAACGGCGACGTCAACATCACCTTCCGAGTGGTCGAAAAGAGCACCGGTTCCATCAACTTCGGAACCTCGGTGGGTGGCGGCTACGGTCTGTCGGGTTTCATCGGCTACCAGCAACCCAACCTGTTCGGTCAGGCCAAGTCCGGCGACCTGCGCTGGGATTTCGGCAGGTACATCAACAGCTTCGAGGCCACCTATACCGATCCGGCGTTCCTGCAGAGCCTGGTGTCGGGATCGATCTCCCTCTTCAACTCCCGAGACCGCTTCTTCCAGTTCGCCTCCGGCCGCCGTCGTCGGATCGGAGCGAGCACCCGCTTCGGATTTCCCTGGCCCAATTCGCGCGTGACCCGGGTTTTCGCCGGCTACGGACTCTCCCGGACCCGTTACGAGCTCTTCCAGGACGTCGACGACACCTCGCTCTTCGGACGGCCACCGGGAATTCAAAGCCAGCTCACCCTGGGCGTGACCCGTCAGACGCACGACCATCCCATCTTCCCAACGGTCGGCTCGCGGCAGAACGTGAGCGCCGAGATCAACGGAGGACCGCTCGGGGGCGACGGCAACTTCCTCCGCGTGCTCACCGACGCGAACTGGTGGGTGCCGGTGGGCGGCGGCATGATGGAGGCCGGCGGCGGCGGATTGCGCATGGCGCTGGGCGTCACCCTCAGGGCGGGCGCGGTGTTCGGCGACGCCGAGGCCTTTCCTTTCGACCGCTTCTGGATGGGAGGCGTGCAGTTCGGCCAGCAATTGCGCGGCTACGACGAGACCTCGATCACGCCCTTGGGCTATTACGGAAAAGGCGCCGCCGGAATCTCCGCCATCGACAGGCTGGGCGACGCCTACTACAGCATGACGGCCGAATACGCCTTCCGGCTCGGCGGACAGATCGGCGTCTCGGTCTTCTTCGACGCCGGCAACGTATGGCGCGGTCCGTCCGATTTCGACCTCACCCGGCTCTACCGAGGCGCCGGAGTCGGTCTCTCGCTGGTGACGCCTCTGGGTCCGATCGGGATCGACTACGCTTATGGATTCGACAAGACCGTACCCGGCTTCCAACTTCACCTCAAGATGGGTCAGGGCTTCTGA
- a CDS encoding OmpH family outer membrane protein produces MENMKMHNRHVAFVALALAVLASATTPGVGGAQDTRIGYINSAEILARAPGSAEAQGLFEEEMQESENELQRMEQDLQNRAEDLQRQALTLSPEARAAREQQLALLQQEYNSRFQELETSATQRRAELVQPIMDRVTQVIEAIREEGGYALILDTVAGSIISADPELDLTQAVLDQLEAMEAEAGDAEDDGSLGSDGASTGGSL; encoded by the coding sequence ATGGAGAACATGAAAATGCACAATCGCCACGTCGCGTTCGTCGCCTTGGCCTTGGCCGTCCTCGCGTCGGCTACGACGCCGGGAGTCGGCGGTGCGCAGGATACGCGCATCGGTTACATCAATTCCGCCGAGATCCTTGCCAGAGCTCCGGGCTCCGCGGAGGCGCAGGGGCTGTTCGAGGAAGAAATGCAGGAGTCCGAGAACGAGCTTCAGCGCATGGAGCAGGATCTCCAGAACCGGGCCGAGGATCTCCAGCGGCAGGCGCTCACACTCTCCCCGGAGGCCCGCGCGGCGCGGGAGCAGCAGCTCGCCTTGCTCCAGCAGGAATACAACTCCAGGTTCCAGGAGCTGGAGACGTCGGCGACACAGCGTAGGGCCGAACTCGTGCAGCCCATCATGGACCGGGTCACTCAGGTGATCGAGGCGATAAGGGAGGAGGGTGGATACGCTCTTATTCTTGATACGGTGGCCGGGTCGATCATCTCCGCCGATCCCGAGCTCGATCTGACCCAGGCCGTTCTCGACCAGCTCGAGGCCATGGAAGCGGAGGCCGGGGACGCCGAAGATGACGGTTCCTTGGGATCCGACGGCGCTTCGACCGGCGGGAGTCTCTGA